A single Bacteroidales bacterium DNA region contains:
- the infA gene encoding translation initiation factor IF-1 — protein MAKQASIEQDGTITEALSNAMFRVELENGHVITAHISGKMRMHYIRILPGDKVKVEMSPYDLTKGRIVFRYKN, from the coding sequence ATGGCTAAACAAGCAAGCATTGAGCAAGATGGAACTATAACAGAAGCGTTATCTAATGCTATGTTTCGCGTAGAATTAGAAAACGGACATGTTATAACCGCACATATCAGTGGAAAAATGCGAATGCATTATATTAGAATTTTACCGGGTGATAAAGTTAAAGTAGAAATGTCACCCTATGATTTAACAAAAGGAAGAATTGTTTTCAGATATAAAAATTAA
- the rpmD gene encoding 50S ribosomal protein L30, which translates to MAKIQITQVRSSIGSTQRQKRTLEALGLRKIRQTVEHENVPEIIGMVDKVKHLVEVTEIKK; encoded by the coding sequence ATGGCTAAAATACAGATTACACAGGTTCGCAGCAGTATTGGCAGCACCCAGAGACAAAAACGAACACTAGAAGCACTAGGGTTGCGTAAGATTCGCCAAACCGTTGAACATGAAAATGTTCCGGAAATAATTGGCATGGTAGATAAAGTTAAACATTTGGTAGAAGTTACCGAAATAAAAAAATAA
- the secY gene encoding preprotein translocase subunit SecY, with product MKRLIETLKNIWKIEDLRKRILTTLGLLLVYRLGAHVVLPGIDPTKLQALSDQTAGGVLGLLDMFSGGAFSNASVMALGIMPYISASIVIQLLGIAIPYFQRLQREGESGRRKMNQITRYLTVAILILQSPAYLANLSATLPADAFIISGTLFKVTSVVILTAGTMFVMWIGEKITDRGIGNGISLIIMVGIVARLPFAFVAEFISRVEEQGGGLVIFLVEMIMLAAVIILAILLVQGTRKVPVTYAKRIVGNKQYGGVRQYIPLKINASGVMPIIFAQALMFIPVMILGFSSSEAATGFAAAFTDYTSVAYNVVFALLIIGFTYFYTAITINPTQMAEDLKRNGGFIPGVKPGKKTAEFIDTIMSRITLPGSLFLALIAILPAFAAAAGVSTGFAQFYGGTSLLILVGVCLDTLQQIDSHLMMRHYDGILKSGRIKGRRSA from the coding sequence ATGAAACGGCTAATAGAAACCTTAAAGAATATTTGGAAGATCGAAGATCTCCGAAAACGAATATTGACAACATTAGGTCTATTGTTGGTTTATCGTCTGGGAGCACATGTTGTACTTCCAGGCATTGATCCAACTAAACTTCAGGCTCTGTCAGATCAAACGGCAGGCGGAGTATTAGGTCTGTTGGATATGTTCTCAGGCGGTGCTTTCTCAAATGCCTCGGTTATGGCATTGGGAATTATGCCTTATATCTCGGCTTCAATCGTCATACAGCTTTTGGGTATAGCCATTCCTTATTTCCAAAGGTTACAACGTGAAGGAGAAAGCGGAAGAAGAAAAATGAATCAAATTACGCGATACTTAACCGTAGCGATTCTTATTCTTCAATCTCCCGCATATTTGGCAAACCTAAGTGCAACATTACCAGCTGATGCTTTTATTATAAGCGGCACACTGTTTAAAGTCACAAGTGTTGTAATACTGACAGCAGGAACAATGTTTGTGATGTGGATTGGCGAGAAAATAACCGACAGAGGAATTGGAAACGGGATATCCCTAATAATTATGGTTGGGATAGTTGCTCGTTTGCCATTTGCCTTCGTAGCTGAATTTATTTCAAGAGTTGAGGAACAAGGTGGTGGACTAGTTATTTTCTTGGTTGAGATGATAATGCTGGCAGCAGTTATTATATTAGCTATATTGTTGGTACAAGGAACAAGAAAAGTGCCTGTAACATATGCAAAGCGCATTGTAGGAAATAAACAGTATGGTGGAGTTCGTCAATATATACCGTTAAAGATTAATGCATCAGGTGTTATGCCTATCATTTTTGCACAAGCGTTAATGTTTATACCGGTTATGATATTGGGATTCTCAAGCTCGGAAGCTGCAACCGGTTTTGCTGCTGCATTCACTGATTATACAAGTGTAGCGTATAACGTTGTGTTTGCGTTGTTAATAATAGGATTTACTTATTTCTATACCGCAATAACTATCAATCCTACGCAAATGGCTGAAGATTTGAAGCGTAACGGAGGTTTCATTCCTGGCGTTAAACCTGGCAAGAAGACAGCTGAGTTTATTGATACTATTATGTCAAGGATTACTCTTCCCGGCTCACTATTTTTAGCTTTAATAGCAATTTTACCTGCATTTGCTGCTGCGGCAGGCGTTAGTACAGGATTTGCCCAATTCTATGGAGGTACTTCTCTACTTATTTTAGTTGGAGTTTGTCTTGACACATTGCAGCAAATTGACAGTCATTTGATGATGCGCCACTACGACGGAATATTGAAATCTGGTAGAATTAAAGGTCGCAGGTCAGCGTAA
- the rplO gene encoding 50S ribosomal protein L15, producing MDLSSLTPAKGSVRNSKRIGRGEGSGHGGHATRGLNGAKSRSGYAKKVGFEGGQMPLQRRLPKFGFTNPNRKEYKAINLDVIQSLADKLNTTTIDVDTLIENGLVSKSDLVKILGNGTISSKLEVKAHAFSKSAQAAIEAQSGNVIKL from the coding sequence ATGGATTTAAGCAGTTTAACCCCCGCCAAAGGATCAGTACGTAATAGTAAACGTATTGGACGTGGTGAAGGTTCCGGTCACGGAGGTCATGCAACCCGTGGTTTAAACGGAGCTAAGTCAAGATCAGGATACGCCAAAAAAGTCGGTTTTGAAGGAGGTCAAATGCCTTTGCAAAGACGTCTTCCAAAATTTGGTTTCACAAACCCAAACCGCAAAGAGTATAAGGCTATTAATCTTGATGTTATTCAATCATTAGCCGATAAACTTAATACTACAACTATTGATGTGGATACATTAATAGAAAATGGTTTAGTTTCTAAAAGTGATTTGGTTAAAATTTTAGGAAACGGAACGATTAGTTCAAAATTAGAAGTAAAAGCACACGCTTTCTCAAAATCTGCACAAGCAGCAATAGAAGCGCAATCCGGAAACGTTATAAAACTTTAA
- the rpsE gene encoding 30S ribosomal protein S5, translating into MSGIRKIKTSDLELKDRLVAINRVTKVTKGGRTFSFSAIVVVGNENGIVGYGLGKAGEVTTAISKAVEEAKKNLIKVPIIHNTIPHETTGKYGGARVLVKPASPGSGVKAGGSMRAVLESVGIQDVLAKSQGSSNPHNVVKATMVALTQLRDAYAVATERGIDLEKVFNG; encoded by the coding sequence CTCGAGCTTAAAGATCGATTGGTAGCTATAAATAGAGTTACTAAGGTTACAAAAGGTGGTAGAACGTTCAGTTTCTCGGCAATAGTTGTTGTTGGAAATGAAAACGGAATAGTTGGATACGGATTAGGAAAAGCCGGAGAGGTTACAACCGCTATTTCAAAAGCAGTAGAAGAAGCAAAGAAAAATTTGATAAAAGTGCCTATTATTCACAACACAATTCCTCATGAAACAACAGGAAAGTACGGTGGAGCAAGGGTATTAGTAAAACCAGCATCTCCTGGTTCGGGAGTTAAAGCTGGGGGTTCTATGCGTGCTGTTCTTGAAAGCGTTGGAATACAAGATGTTCTTGCAAAATCACAAGGTTCAAGTAACCCTCACAACGTTGTAAAAGCAACAATGGTGGCTTTAACACAACTTCGTGATGCCTACGCAGTTGCAACTGAACGTGGAATAGATCTTGAAAAAGTTTTTAACGGATAA